In Sardina pilchardus chromosome 8, fSarPil1.1, whole genome shotgun sequence, a genomic segment contains:
- the gtf2h2 gene encoding general transcription factor IIH subunit 2, giving the protein MDEEPERTKRWEGGYERTWEVLKEDESGSLKATVEEILFQSKRKRVIESHGQVRLGMMRHLFVVVDTSRTMDDQDLKPNRLTSTLKLLEFFVDEYFDQNPISQIGIITTKNKRAEKLTDLAGNPKKHITALKKAKDTTCIGEPSLYNSINLAMLTLKHMPGHTSREILIVFSSLTTCDPANIYDLVKTLKALKIRVSVIGLSAEVRVCTVLTRETGGTYNVILDESHFRELLMLQVKPPPASSSSECSLIRMGFPQHVMASTSDQEATPSFSMAHLDSTGGPGLSLGGYYCPQCRAKYTELPVECRVCGLTLVSAPHLARSFHHLFPLDAFKESPLEEHVGERFCQACEGQLKDQSVFTCPVCRSVFCVECDLFIHDTLHCCPTCLHNQGAS; this is encoded by the exons atggATGAAGAACCGGAGAGAACCAAGAGGTGGGAAGGAGGTTACGAGCGGACATG gGAGGTGCTTAAAGAGGACGAATCTGGATCTCTGAAGGCCACGGTTGAAGAGATCCTTTTCCAGAGCAAAAGGAAAAG GGTCATTGAGAGCCATGGACAGGTTCGACTTGGGATG ATGCGGCACCTGTTTGTTGTGGTGGATACTTCCCGCACCATGGATGACCAGGACTTAAAACCTAATCGTCTGACCTCGACCCTAAAG CTTCTGGAATTTTTTGTGGACGAGTACTTTGACCAGAACCCGATCAGTCAA ATAGGCATTATAACCACTAAAAACAAGAGGGCAGAGAAACTGACAGACCTTGCTG GTAACCCAAAGAAGCACATCACTGCCCTAAAGAAAGCGAAGGACACTACGTGTATCGGAGAGCCTTCTCTCTACAACTCCATAAACCTGGCCATGCTGACGCTCAA GCACATGCCAGGACACACCAGTAGAGAGATTCTGATCGTCTTCAGCAGCCTGACTACATGTGACCCTGCAAACATTTATGATCTCGTAAAG ACCCTGAAGGCCCTGAAGATCCGTGTGTCTGTGATAGGCCTGTCTGCAGAGGTGCGCGTGTGCACCGTCCTCACCCGAGAGACGGGGG GGACCTACAATGTGATCCTGGATGAAAGCCATTTCCGTGAGCTGTTGATGCTGCAGGTGAAGCCTCCCCCAGCCAGCTCCTCCTCTGAATGCTCCCTCATCCGCATGG GTTTCCCACAACACGTCATGGCTTCCACGTCAGATCAAGAAGCCACTCCATCCTTCAGCATGGC GCACTTGGATAGCACTGGCGGTCCTGGACTGAGTCTCGGAGGATACTACTGCCCCCAATGCAGAGCCAAGTACACCGAGTTACCTGTGGAGTGCAGAGTTTGTG GCCTGACGTTGGTGTCTGCGCCTCACCTGGCACGATCTTTCCACCATCTCTTCCCCCTGGATGCCTTCAAGGAGAGTCCCCTGGAGGAGCATGTAGGAGAGAG GTTTTGCCAAGCCTGTGAAGGTCAACTGAAAGACCAAAGT GTGTTCACTTGCCCCGTGTGCCggagtgtgttctgtgtggaaTGTGACCTCTTCATCCACGACACCCTGCATTGCTGCCCCACCTGCCTGCACAACCAAGGAGCGTCCTGA
- the marveld2b gene encoding MARVEL domain-containing protein 2b, whose product MSAWNESNARFDRVRDPHYDQVPIGSLARDTELALSADPLPPPPLPSHPPVGSEFYPSDTEDGHDDAMDIKPVHRFLPDSVKNFFRGSKRWSSRSDSPEKNTTSGGVPCSPPNSCPPSPGPPGSYLDPYGGSGGSYTSQKEREAMLLGEPVESVSGVSGRSAMTYSERVEDYHQRYAYMKSWAGLLRILACVELLLGAAVFACVCAYVHKDNEWFNMFGYSQPGMGIGGMGGGAMGGMYGGGSQYTGPKTPFVLVVAGLAWVVTVIMLVLGMTMYYRTILLDSSWWPLTECIINFALSMLYMAGGIVYVRDTTRGGLCNYHVFNNGPNAAFCRTEAGQTAAVIFLFVNMVVYLVGSAVCVKLWRHEAARMRREALAHEMKTTASLPFGLTGPGSSVSEPVRQAMLSVQPDGRSLSPAPTIEPEIIRGHIPAGHIPKPVIIPDYVAKYPPIYSDEERDNYKAVFNDQYAEYKELHAEVEVLIKKFDEMDNMMQNIRPTSQMEKERVDAVIQEYQRKKMDPTFLEKKERCEYLKSKLAHIKQKIYEYEQQGHRNRSQHTYTYDEKLLHFYRWTSPPGVMKIMSIIIIIMCVAVFACVASTLAWDYDMSSMGMGGLGMGGLGGGIGGGGYGGGVGSGGSYGGGGFGGGAGTGSYGGYGGGGYMDPKSGKGFIIAIAAITFIAVLIIFILVVSRQSTSRAPNFYLGAIIVSAILALLMLIATIVYLVAVNPRAQSSGSMMYSQVLMMCAQFQNQGQASGALLINQYLYHYCVVEPQEAVAIVLGFLIVVGLIILLVFAVRTRGQIRRYGRDRVLWEEVKMLRDVGPQSVGEWVTSVSGEPNALVNDYNDRVGGSINFLDEGLNKERPIYLPGSSDITSSLGGLKSKLKGSDMGTESADELDDLDLDSEFPPIVTEEQRLDYKRAFDRDHMEYKRIQAEIDDVNLGVTEVDRELDRLQEGSPQFLDAMDEYNRLKNLKRSAEYQMKKKRSKYLKATLSHLKRRVSQYDHRP is encoded by the exons ATGTCTGCATGGAATGAGTCAAATGCTCGCTTTGACCGGGTCAGAGATCCACATTATGACCAGGTGCCCATCGGATCACTTGCAAGGGACACAGAGCTGGCCCTGAGTGCagaccccctcccacccccgccCCTTCCTTCGCACCCTCCGGTTGGATCTGAGTTCTACCCAAGTGACACAGAGGACGGCCACGACGACGCCATGGACATCAAACCTGTCCATCGTTTCCTCCCCGACTCTGTGAAGAACTTTTTCCGTGGCAGCAAGCGCTGGTCGTCCCGTTCAGACTCACCAGAGAAAAACACTACCTCTGGTGGTGTGCCATGCTCTCCTCCAAACTCCTGCCCCCCTTCTCCGGGTCCGCCTGGGTCATACCTTGACCCTTACGGTGGGTCCGGAGGTAGTTACACTTCCCAGAAAGAACGCGAGGCCATGTTGTTGGGGGAGCCGGTGGAGTCGGTGTCTGGGGTGTCCGGGCGCTCGGCCATGACCTACAGCGAGCGCGTGGAGGACTACCACCAGCGCTACGCCTACATGAAGTCCTGGGCTGGGCTGCTGCGCATCCTGGCCTGCGTGGAGCTGCTGCTCGGGGCGGCCGTCTTCGCCTGCGTCTGCGCCTACGTGCACAAGGACAACGAGTGGTTCAACATGTTCGGCTACTCCCAGCCCGGCATGGGCATCGGGGGAATGGGTGGTGGCGCCATGGGAGGCATGTATGGAGGTGGGAGCCAGTACACGGGGCCCAAGACTCCCTTCGTCCTTGTGGTCGCCGGCTTGGCGTGGGTGGTGACGGTCATCATGCTGGTGCTGGGCATGACCATGTACTACCGCACCATCCTGCTGGACTCCAGCTGGTGGCCCCTCACGGAGTGCATCATCAATTTTGCATTGAGCATGCTGTACATGGCCGGTGGCATCGTCTATGTGAGAGACACTACCCGGGGGGGCCTCTGCAACTACCACGTGTTCAACAATGGCCCCAATGCAGCCTTTTGCCGCACCGAAGCGGGCCAAACCGCAGCCGTGATCTTCCTCTTTGTTAACATGGTGGTGTATCTGGTGGGCTCTGCCGTTTGCGTGAAGCTATGGAGGCACGAGGCGGCCCGAATGCGTCGTGAGGCATTAGCGCATGAG ATGAAGACGACTGCATCATTGCCATTTGGATTG ACCGGCCCAGGCTCCAGTGTTTCTGAACCAGTGAGGCAGGCTATGCTGTCGGTCCAGCCTGATGGCCGATCGCTGTCTCCCGCACCCACAATAGAGCCGGAGATCATCCGGGGTCACATTCCAGCCGGACACATTCCCAAACCTGTGATCATTCCAGATTATGTGGC GAAATACCCCCCTATTTACTCCGATGAGGAGCGTGATAACTATAAGGCAGTGTTCAATGACCAGTACGCAGAGTACAAGGAGCTACACGCTGAGGTTGAGGTCCTGATCAAGAAGTTTGATGAGATGGACAACATGATGCAGAACATCCGTCCTACCAGCCAAATG GAGAAGGAGCGTGTCGACGCAGTCATACAGGAGTATCAGAGGAAAAAGATG GATCCAACGTTcttggagaaaaaagagaggtgtGAATATCTCAAGAGCAAGCTGGCTCACATCAAGCAGAAAATATATGAATAtgaaca ACAGGGCCACCGGAACCGATCGCAGCACACCTACACTTACGATGAGAAGCTCCTGCACTTTTACCGCTGGACTTCCCCACCTGGTGTGATGAAGATCatgtccatcatcatcatcatcatgtgtgtggctgtgtttgcctgtgtggcCTCCACGCTGGCCTGGGACTATGACATGTCTTCCATGGGGATGGGAGGCCTTGGGATGGGGGGCCTTGGAGGTGGGATTGGAGGAGGGGGCTACGGTGGGGGTGTTGGCAGCGGAGGCTCTTATGGCGGGGGGGGTTTTGGTGGGGGAGCAGGCACAGGAAGCTATGGTGGCTATGGTGGGGGTGGGTACATGGATCCCAAGTCGGGCAAGGGCTTCATCATCGCGATAGCAGCCATCACCTTCATCGCTGTGCTCATCATCTTCATCCTGGTCGTGTCACGCCAGAGCACCTCCCGCGCACCCAACTTCTACTTGGGGGCCATCATCGTCTCGGCCATCCTGGCTCTTCTGATGCTCATTGCCACCATCGTCTACCTGGTGGCTGTTAACCCGCGGGCCCAGTCGTCGGGGTCCATGATGTACAGCCAGGTCCTAATGATGTGTGCCCAGTTCCAGAACCAAGGGCAGGCGTCGGGCGCCCTCCTCATTAACCAGTACCTGTACCATTACTGTGTGGTGGAGCCGCAGGAG GCCGTTGCTATTGTTCTCGGTTTTCTCATAGTCGTGGGCCTCATCATCCTGCTGGTGTTTGCGGTGAGGACTCGCGGGCAGATCCGCAGATATGGCAGAGACCGCGTCCTGTGGGAGGAGGTCAAGATGCTCCGGGATGTGGGACCCCAGAGTGTTGGGGAGTGG GTGACGAGTGTATCGGGCGAACCAAACGCTCTGGTGAATGACTACAATGACCGCGTCGGTGGTTCTATAAACTTCCTGGATGAAGGCCTGAATAAGGAGAGACCCATATACCTCCCAGG GAGCTCTGACATTACAAGCTCCTTGGGCGGCCTGAAGAGCAAGCTGAAGGGCAGTGACATGGGAACAGAGTCTGCTGATGAACTGGACGACCTTGACTTGGACAG TGAGTTCCCTCCTATTGTCACAGAGGAGCAGAGGCTGGACTACAAGCGTGCGTTTGATAGGGACCACATGGAGTACAAGCGGATTCAAGCGGAGATCGACGATGTTAACCTGGGAGTGACCGAGGTGGACAGAGAGCTGGACAGACTGCAGGAGGGCAGCCCACAATTCCTG GATGCCATGGATGAATACAACAGACTGAAGAACCTAAAGAGG TCAGCAGAATACCaaatgaagaagaagaggagcaaGTACCTGAAGGCTACGCTGTCCCACTTAAAGAGGAGGGTCAGCCAGTATGATCACAGACCATGA